Proteins encoded by one window of Nocardia goodfellowii:
- a CDS encoding epoxide hydrolase family protein, giving the protein MNDIRPFQIDIAQADLDDLRDRLGRARWTPALPGADWSKGVPVDYLRGLAQYWADEFDWRKVEAELNQFPQFITEIQGQPIHFKHIRSERPDAQALLLLHDNPGAAMGLLDVLEPLSRDFHLVVPFMPGFGFSTPLTSTGWTVPRVASVFAELMDRLGYDRFGAHGGGGGANVSLELGRQVPDRMIGLHVNAYVAMPGEDVEGLTEAEQARMATVERFMQDGFAFNIMMSTRPQTIAHSLNDSPIGLLAWIVEKFKEWSDSSAELPEQAIPKDRMLTDASIQWFTGTSGSIAQSYHDVAHDPTAWGPKERVTVPTAFALSAGDVTIRRWAERDANVARWTEFDRGGAYLALEAPELVVADIREFFGSL; this is encoded by the coding sequence GTGAACGACATCCGCCCCTTCCAGATCGACATCGCCCAGGCCGACCTCGACGATCTCCGCGACCGCCTCGGCCGGGCGCGCTGGACGCCGGCGCTGCCCGGCGCCGACTGGAGCAAGGGCGTCCCGGTCGACTACCTGCGAGGCCTCGCCCAGTACTGGGCCGACGAATTCGATTGGCGGAAGGTCGAAGCGGAGCTGAACCAGTTCCCGCAGTTCATCACGGAAATCCAGGGCCAGCCGATCCATTTCAAGCACATCCGCAGCGAGCGGCCGGATGCGCAGGCGCTGCTGTTGCTGCACGACAATCCGGGTGCGGCGATGGGGCTGCTGGATGTCCTCGAACCGCTCTCGCGGGACTTCCATCTCGTGGTGCCGTTCATGCCGGGCTTCGGGTTCTCCACCCCGCTCACCAGCACCGGTTGGACGGTCCCGCGGGTCGCCTCGGTCTTCGCGGAGTTGATGGATCGGCTGGGCTATGACCGTTTCGGCGCGCACGGCGGTGGCGGCGGAGCCAACGTCTCACTCGAGCTGGGCCGGCAGGTGCCCGACCGGATGATCGGCCTGCACGTCAACGCCTATGTCGCGATGCCCGGCGAGGATGTCGAGGGACTGACCGAAGCCGAGCAGGCGCGGATGGCCACCGTCGAGCGGTTCATGCAAGACGGATTCGCGTTCAACATCATGATGTCGACCCGGCCCCAAACCATCGCGCACAGCCTCAACGACTCCCCCATCGGCCTGCTCGCCTGGATCGTGGAGAAGTTCAAGGAGTGGAGCGACTCGAGCGCGGAACTCCCCGAGCAGGCCATTCCCAAGGATCGCATGCTCACCGATGCGAGCATCCAATGGTTCACCGGCACTTCGGGTTCCATCGCGCAGAGCTACCACGACGTCGCCCACGATCCGACCGCGTGGGGCCCGAAGGAGCGCGTCACCGTGCCGACCGCGTTCGCGCTGTCCGCCGGGGACGTCACCATCCGCCGCTGGGCCGAGCGGGACGCGAACGTGGCGCGCTGGACCGAATTCGACCGGGGCGGCGCCTATCTCGCACTGGAGGCACCCGAACTCGTTGTCGCCGACATCCGGGAGTTCTTCGGCAGTCTGTGA
- a CDS encoding LVIVD repeat-containing protein: MRSPTRPRRMKPLALLTAGVLAAMLLPDSASADLHSDIGTAVQELLDVGRTAVPRADCGPGSMPEPGLQGDVPAADRTSGRSTLGYRCNMSMLGQFAGRGAGITSTSFEHCAYLGSFFPGDLISEGRGVQVLDVSDPARPRPTATLTEPAMLAGTWESLKVNAERKLLVGTGVPVGEGVGYLSVYDISDCAHPRLLNPGPGTNLLMPLPITTHEGGFSPDGRTYWASGIAPGFVSAVDLTDPAHPRVIWQGLTGIEAHGFGISPDGNRMYLSALAGFTVLDISAVQRRDPNPQVHHIGRTFWTDGWATQHSVPVTYDGKPYLYTVDEGGSGGVKLIDITDDTKPKVAAKVKLEINLPQHIDSNIGSSMGGSIFAYESHYCAADRAANPTALACGWISSGIRVFDIRDPFAIREIAYFNPPARTGRNLELWNSPHALASLIGVPFMTAPSLARSVLEGQFNPWDALTQRSGHVAFGDVSTDWCLSPPEWRGNQLFVTCSDNGFMALQLDNDVYTAPENQQSIVGS, from the coding sequence ATGCGTTCACCGACGAGACCGCGCCGCATGAAACCGCTGGCCTTGCTCACCGCGGGCGTGCTCGCGGCCATGTTGCTGCCGGACAGTGCCTCGGCCGACCTGCACTCCGATATCGGCACCGCGGTCCAAGAACTCCTCGATGTCGGCCGCACCGCGGTGCCGCGCGCCGACTGCGGACCGGGATCCATGCCGGAACCCGGTCTGCAAGGCGATGTTCCGGCCGCCGATCGCACCAGCGGACGCTCCACGCTGGGCTACCGCTGCAATATGTCGATGCTGGGCCAGTTCGCCGGTCGCGGTGCGGGTATCACCTCCACGAGCTTCGAACACTGCGCTTACCTGGGTTCCTTCTTCCCCGGCGACCTGATCAGCGAGGGCCGCGGCGTGCAGGTTCTCGATGTCTCCGACCCGGCCCGTCCGCGCCCGACCGCCACGCTCACCGAACCCGCCATGCTCGCGGGCACCTGGGAAAGCTTGAAGGTCAACGCGGAGCGCAAACTGCTCGTCGGCACCGGTGTCCCAGTCGGTGAGGGCGTCGGCTACCTCTCGGTCTACGACATCTCCGATTGCGCTCACCCCCGCCTGCTCAACCCCGGCCCCGGTACCAATCTGCTGATGCCGCTGCCCATCACGACGCACGAGGGCGGCTTCTCTCCCGACGGCCGAACCTACTGGGCCTCCGGTATCGCCCCCGGTTTCGTCAGCGCCGTCGATCTCACCGATCCCGCGCATCCGCGCGTCATCTGGCAGGGACTCACCGGCATCGAAGCGCACGGTTTCGGCATCAGTCCCGACGGCAACCGCATGTATCTGTCCGCGCTCGCCGGTTTCACCGTGCTCGATATCAGCGCGGTGCAGCGCCGCGACCCGAACCCGCAGGTGCACCACATCGGCCGCACCTTCTGGACCGACGGCTGGGCCACCCAGCACAGCGTCCCGGTCACCTATGACGGCAAGCCGTACCTGTACACCGTCGACGAAGGCGGTTCCGGCGGCGTCAAACTCATCGACATCACCGACGACACCAAGCCCAAAGTCGCGGCGAAGGTCAAGCTGGAAATCAATCTGCCGCAACACATCGACAGCAATATCGGCTCCTCGATGGGCGGCTCCATCTTCGCCTACGAATCGCACTACTGCGCCGCCGACCGCGCTGCGAACCCGACCGCGCTCGCCTGCGGCTGGATTTCCTCCGGCATCAGGGTTTTCGATATCCGCGATCCGTTCGCCATCCGGGAGATCGCCTACTTCAACCCGCCCGCCCGCACCGGCCGCAACCTGGAACTGTGGAATTCCCCGCACGCCCTGGCCTCCCTCATCGGCGTCCCGTTCATGACCGCGCCGTCACTGGCCCGCTCCGTGCTCGAAGGCCAGTTCAACCCGTGGGACGCACTCACCCAGCGCTCCGGCCACGTCGCTTTCGGTGATGTCTCCACCGACTGGTGCCTCTCGCCGCCGGAATGGCGCGGCAACCAACTGTTCGTCACCTGCTCCGACAACGGCTTCATGGCGCTCCAACTGGACAACGACGTGTACACCGCGCCGGAGAATCAGCAGTCCATCGTCGGGTCGTAA
- a CDS encoding DUF305 domain-containing protein — protein sequence MERNIPGWIRLAALTAAGFTLLVLGAALRPLLFEETPTAATVLNTVEVGFAQDMTAHHQQALLMVQRLDPGAGPAVRRLAQQLADTQRMEIGTMLGWLRLANAAPLSSRPMAWMHTERTAPQHHSPATTTLRDTTMPGMATMAELDTLAAAKGRDAEILFLQLMIRHHEGGTTMAEAADELLRAGPVKEAARAMFQAQSQEIGIMSVLLTQLRA from the coding sequence GTGGAACGGAACATCCCCGGATGGATCCGGCTCGCCGCGCTGACGGCGGCCGGATTCACGCTGCTGGTTCTCGGCGCGGCCCTGCGCCCGCTCCTCTTCGAGGAAACCCCCACGGCCGCAACCGTTCTCAACACGGTGGAGGTCGGTTTCGCGCAGGATATGACCGCACACCACCAGCAGGCCCTGCTCATGGTGCAGCGTCTGGATCCCGGCGCCGGCCCCGCCGTACGGCGGCTGGCCCAGCAACTCGCCGACACCCAGCGCATGGAAATCGGCACCATGCTCGGCTGGTTGCGCCTGGCCAACGCGGCACCGCTGTCATCCCGTCCGATGGCCTGGATGCATACCGAACGGACTGCGCCACAACATCATTCGCCCGCGACGACCACACTCCGGGATACGACGATGCCGGGCATGGCCACCATGGCCGAACTAGACACACTCGCGGCCGCCAAAGGCCGCGACGCGGAAATCCTGTTCCTGCAGCTGATGATTCGCCACCACGAAGGCGGAACCACCATGGCCGAAGCCGCCGATGAACTCCTGCGAGCGGGGCCCGTCAAGGAAGCGGCCCGCGCCATGTTCCAGGCCCAGAGCCAGGAGATCGGGATCATGAGTGTGCTGCTGACCCAATTGCGGGCATAG
- a CDS encoding short chain dehydrogenase yields the protein MKILVIGATGTIGSAVAEAFTARHDVVRAARRGAVRVDLTDTATIDALFAQVGAVDAVVCCAVSGGLTPLDVLSDSEFWRGLDGKLVGQVNLVRRALAHIRDGGSLTLTSGRFAEPVPGSSLGYLINAGLEAFVQAAATEMPRGVRLNIVSPGWVRETLVGLGMNPADGTPVVDVAQAYIDAVHGDAHGTTIDVSRS from the coding sequence ATGAAGATTCTCGTGATCGGCGCGACGGGGACGATCGGCAGCGCCGTCGCCGAGGCCTTTACGGCACGCCATGACGTGGTGCGCGCCGCACGCCGCGGAGCGGTGCGGGTGGACCTGACGGACACCGCAACCATCGATGCTCTGTTCGCGCAGGTCGGAGCAGTGGACGCAGTGGTGTGCTGCGCCGTGAGCGGCGGACTGACCCCACTGGATGTCTTGTCCGACAGCGAATTCTGGCGCGGTCTCGACGGAAAACTTGTCGGGCAGGTGAATCTGGTTCGGCGCGCGCTCGCGCACATACGAGACGGCGGCTCGCTGACCCTCACCAGCGGCCGGTTCGCTGAGCCGGTCCCTGGAAGCTCGCTCGGCTACCTGATCAACGCGGGCTTGGAGGCATTCGTGCAGGCCGCGGCGACCGAGATGCCGCGCGGCGTGCGTCTCAATATCGTCAGCCCCGGCTGGGTGCGCGAGACCCTGGTCGGCCTGGGCATGAATCCTGCCGACGGCACCCCGGTCGTCGACGTCGCCCAGGCCTACATCGACGCCGTGCACGGCGATGCCCATGGCACGACAATCGACGTGAGCAGGTCGTGA
- a CDS encoding helix-turn-helix transcriptional regulator, with protein sequence MSTHAELGEFLRSRRARLQPGDAGLRPYGGRRRVPGLRREELAQLAGVSAGYYTRLEQGQSPNASDAVLDAVARVLRLDEAERAHLYSLARPTPKGRRRAVEPERVRPGVRLMIDSFGDVPALVMGRFADVLAWNRMAHALLAGHLDFDAPDRPGDRPNIARLVFLDPHTRELYDDWPRKARSTVADLRLIAGRYPGAPALGSLIGELTLGSPEFARLWAAHTVGDCGGAARIYHHPMVGGMTLRTEFMTLPEDEGQRVAVFNAEPGSPSEAALRILADLTAAETTASTVRDIADVDETSSGSTVS encoded by the coding sequence ATGAGCACACACGCCGAGCTGGGTGAGTTCTTGCGATCGCGGCGAGCCCGGCTGCAACCGGGCGATGCCGGGCTTCGCCCCTATGGTGGGCGGCGCCGGGTTCCGGGCCTGCGCCGCGAGGAGCTTGCTCAGCTCGCCGGGGTGAGCGCCGGCTACTACACCCGGCTCGAGCAAGGGCAAAGCCCCAATGCCTCGGACGCCGTTCTCGATGCCGTTGCCCGCGTCCTGCGTTTGGACGAGGCCGAGCGTGCTCATCTGTACTCGCTGGCCCGGCCGACGCCGAAGGGTCGCCGCCGCGCAGTCGAGCCCGAGCGGGTGCGGCCGGGGGTACGGCTCATGATCGACTCGTTCGGGGACGTGCCCGCTCTGGTCATGGGCCGCTTCGCCGACGTCCTCGCGTGGAATCGGATGGCACACGCTCTGCTGGCCGGTCACCTCGATTTCGACGCGCCGGACCGCCCCGGCGACCGGCCCAATATCGCCCGCTTGGTATTCCTCGATCCGCACACGCGTGAGCTCTATGACGACTGGCCCCGGAAGGCCAGGTCCACAGTCGCCGACCTGCGACTGATCGCCGGGCGGTACCCCGGCGCGCCCGCCCTGGGCAGCCTGATCGGCGAATTGACGCTCGGCAGTCCCGAGTTCGCGAGACTTTGGGCCGCGCATACGGTGGGCGATTGCGGTGGCGCCGCCCGTATCTACCACCATCCCATGGTGGGTGGCATGACGCTGAGGACCGAGTTCATGACTCTCCCGGAGGACGAGGGGCAGCGTGTCGCGGTGTTCAATGCCGAACCGGGCTCCCCCTCCGAGGCGGCCCTTCGAATCCTCGCCGATCTGACTGCCGCCGAGACAACGGCGAGCACAGTTCGTGATATCGCCGATGTGGACGAGACTTCCTCCGGTTCCACTGTGTCATAG
- a CDS encoding TetR/AcrR family transcriptional regulator encodes MGSPARERIITEALRLFGARGFAGTTVAQIESAAGLSGGSGALYRHFPSKDALLLEAVRSRLVDRGEWERFREPDFSIAGLLEELAPGAATVDKVLALCRIGLTRLEHDRDVTRILMRDNTIAPSVLEVFQREEYSVVTSVVARGLAELAGPDHDLDVDAAAAVLVGAIAHFWLIRDIFDGVHPAGLDSERYLRASAELIAARLAASNEKE; translated from the coding sequence GTGGGATCACCCGCTCGGGAGCGGATCATCACCGAGGCGTTGCGGCTGTTCGGGGCGCGGGGTTTCGCCGGGACCACCGTGGCGCAGATCGAGTCGGCGGCAGGGCTTTCGGGCGGATCGGGTGCGCTGTACCGGCACTTCCCCTCCAAGGACGCGCTGTTGCTCGAGGCGGTGCGGTCGCGGCTGGTCGACCGCGGCGAGTGGGAGCGGTTCCGCGAGCCCGACTTCTCGATCGCCGGACTTCTCGAAGAGCTCGCCCCCGGTGCGGCGACAGTGGACAAGGTACTGGCGCTGTGCCGGATCGGTTTGACTCGCCTCGAGCACGACCGCGACGTCACCCGGATCCTGATGCGCGACAACACGATCGCACCGAGCGTGCTGGAGGTGTTCCAGCGCGAGGAGTACAGCGTCGTGACCTCCGTGGTGGCACGTGGGCTCGCCGAACTCGCCGGCCCGGACCACGACCTGGACGTGGACGCCGCAGCGGCCGTGCTGGTCGGGGCCATCGCCCATTTCTGGCTGATCCGCGACATCTTCGACGGCGTGCACCCCGCCGGGCTCGACAGCGAACGCTATCTGCGGGCGAGCGCGGAACTCATCGCGGCGCGGCTGGCCGCATCCAACGAGAAGGAGTGA
- a CDS encoding FAD-dependent oxidoreductase has translation MATDHITVIGGGFAGLTAAIACAESGAAVRLYEAHQTLGGRGRATAAPYIAHEGAHVFYADGPHYTWLRKRGFVAGLGLPSPRQAARIGFRIDRRVRKAPPVGMLRAQSRAFLTAPVDLDFHTWAAGRWGERTAAQLAHAISAVTYDADTGRLSAAFVWELFQRVFGPRVPAVRWVRGGWQTVVDRMGERARELGVVIETRARVGEVSTAAGPVIIATELAAARALLADKSLSWTSGHAALLDLAVHSDRRDRNLVFDLDEGGFHESYTMQDDTIAPAGESLFQLQMPVRDNESRADAQARLAAFADAVVPGRAERTTFTRTAVAKGRTGALDLPGQTWRDRPAIERGDGVYLVGDMVAAPGMRGEISINSAVHAAAAAVAELQRASRGQRAHQIDE, from the coding sequence ATGGCGACCGATCACATCACCGTCATCGGCGGCGGGTTCGCGGGACTCACGGCCGCCATCGCCTGCGCCGAATCCGGCGCGGCGGTAAGGCTTTACGAGGCGCACCAGACCCTCGGCGGTCGGGGGCGTGCGACGGCGGCACCCTACATCGCCCACGAAGGCGCGCACGTCTTCTACGCCGATGGCCCGCACTACACCTGGCTGCGGAAACGCGGTTTCGTGGCCGGACTCGGCCTGCCCAGCCCCCGCCAGGCGGCGCGGATCGGTTTCCGGATCGATCGGCGGGTGCGCAAGGCTCCCCCGGTCGGGATGCTGCGCGCGCAATCCCGCGCCTTCCTGACGGCGCCGGTCGACCTGGACTTCCACACCTGGGCGGCCGGTCGCTGGGGTGAGCGGACCGCGGCGCAGCTGGCGCACGCGATCAGCGCGGTGACCTACGACGCCGATACCGGGCGACTGTCGGCCGCGTTCGTGTGGGAGTTGTTCCAGCGGGTGTTCGGACCGCGGGTGCCGGCGGTGCGCTGGGTCCGCGGCGGTTGGCAGACGGTGGTCGACCGGATGGGCGAGCGCGCTCGCGAACTGGGCGTCGTGATCGAGACCCGCGCTCGGGTGGGCGAGGTGTCCACCGCGGCCGGACCCGTCATCATCGCCACCGAGCTGGCCGCGGCGCGCGCCCTGCTCGCGGACAAGAGTCTCAGCTGGACAAGCGGGCATGCCGCGCTACTCGACCTGGCCGTGCACTCCGATCGCCGCGACCGCAACCTCGTCTTCGACCTCGACGAGGGCGGATTCCACGAGAGTTACACCATGCAGGACGACACCATCGCCCCGGCCGGGGAGTCACTGTTCCAGCTGCAAATGCCGGTGCGGGACAACGAATCCCGTGCCGACGCCCAGGCCAGGCTCGCTGCCTTCGCCGACGCCGTCGTGCCGGGGCGGGCCGAGCGCACCACGTTCACCCGCACCGCTGTCGCCAAAGGCCGCACCGGAGCCCTCGACCTGCCCGGCCAGACCTGGCGGGACCGGCCGGCGATCGAGCGTGGCGACGGGGTCTACCTGGTCGGCGATATGGTCGCCGCGCCCGGCATGCGCGGCGAGATCTCGATCAACAGCGCCGTGCACGCCGCGGCGGCCGCGGTCGCCGAGCTCCAGCGCGCATCCCGAGGTCAACGTGCGCACCAGATAGACGAGTAG
- a CDS encoding CAP family protein — protein MRVGRLVSVVAAVMLAALISGGGTAAGQSDYAQTGLTLHNQYRAKHGSPAMTSTQNMNSRAQQCAKYYATKGTIDHSCPYKNGAGENLVGGQGNWGAVSFVQMATKMWYDEVSAYDYNNPGFSMQTGHFTQLVWKASTGLGIGYASEGGYTVAVALYNPPGNMQGQFPQNVPRPR, from the coding sequence GTGCGTGTCGGTCGATTGGTATCAGTTGTCGCCGCGGTGATGCTCGCCGCGCTCATCTCCGGCGGGGGCACTGCCGCCGGGCAGAGCGATTACGCGCAGACCGGGCTTACCCTGCACAACCAGTACCGGGCGAAGCATGGTTCTCCCGCGATGACCTCGACCCAGAACATGAACAGCCGGGCGCAGCAATGCGCGAAGTACTACGCCACCAAGGGAACGATCGATCACAGCTGTCCTTACAAGAACGGGGCGGGGGAGAATCTCGTTGGGGGACAGGGCAACTGGGGCGCTGTCTCCTTTGTGCAGATGGCCACGAAGATGTGGTATGACGAGGTCTCCGCCTACGACTACAACAACCCCGGGTTCAGTATGCAAACGGGCCATTTCACGCAGTTGGTGTGGAAGGCCAGCACCGGACTTGGTATCGGATACGCCTCGGAGGGCGGCTACACCGTCGCTGTCGCTCTTTACAATCCGCCAGGCAACATGCAGGGACAATTTCCCCAGAATGTGCCACGTCCGCGCTGA
- a CDS encoding carotenoid oxygenase family protein, translating into MVTRTLAHNHADRTSYLMILDATDLTAQPLARIHLPVRVPTGFHGNWLPIH; encoded by the coding sequence ATGGTGACGAGGACCTTGGCCCACAACCACGCCGACCGAACCAGCTATCTGATGATTCTCGACGCCACCGACCTCACCGCACAGCCGCTGGCTCGAATCCATCTCCCCGTTCGCGTCCCCACCGGCTTCCACGGCAACTGGCTACCCATCCACTGA